A part of Citrifermentans bremense genomic DNA contains:
- a CDS encoding CgeB family protein, which yields MKIVIFGLSITSSWGNGHATTYRGLLREMDRRGHEVLFLERDAKWYASNRDLPEPSFCSTIIYDSLERLLGEYGPEICDADCVIVGSYVHQGIEVGKWVTKNAKGITAFYDIDTPVTLASLARGECKYLNRELVPHYDLYLSFTGGPTLDQIEREYGSPAARALYCSVDPLVHYPMPVTPRWDLGYLGTYSPDRQPGLEELLIRPARSWKKGRFAVAGAQYPADVAWTENTHRIEHLPPECHSEFYSSQRFTLNLTRKQMLLAGYSPSVRLFEAASCAVPVVSDHWPGLDQFFLPGEEILLAFDYQQMLRILQRFPEDERRAIGERARQRVLRSHSAACRAEELEEYLTSR from the coding sequence ATGAAGATCGTGATCTTCGGCCTTTCGATCACCTCGTCCTGGGGCAACGGTCATGCCACCACCTACCGCGGGCTTCTGCGCGAGATGGACCGGCGCGGCCATGAGGTGCTGTTTCTGGAGCGCGACGCGAAGTGGTACGCCTCCAACCGCGACCTCCCCGAGCCCTCCTTCTGCAGCACGATAATCTACGACTCCCTGGAAAGGCTCTTGGGCGAGTACGGGCCGGAAATCTGCGATGCCGACTGCGTCATCGTCGGCTCCTACGTGCACCAGGGGATCGAGGTGGGTAAGTGGGTGACGAAGAACGCCAAGGGGATCACCGCGTTCTACGACATCGACACCCCGGTCACCCTCGCGTCCCTGGCCAGGGGTGAGTGCAAGTACCTGAACCGGGAGCTGGTCCCGCACTACGACCTCTACCTCTCCTTCACCGGCGGCCCAACCTTGGACCAGATCGAACGCGAGTACGGCTCCCCGGCCGCCCGCGCCCTATACTGCTCGGTCGACCCTCTGGTGCACTACCCGATGCCGGTCACGCCGCGCTGGGACCTGGGGTATCTGGGGACCTACAGCCCGGACCGGCAGCCCGGCCTGGAGGAGCTCTTGATCAGGCCGGCGCGCTCCTGGAAAAAAGGGCGCTTCGCGGTCGCCGGCGCGCAGTACCCCGCCGACGTCGCCTGGACCGAAAACACGCACCGCATCGAGCACCTCCCTCCCGAGTGCCACAGCGAGTTTTACAGCTCCCAGCGCTTCACCCTGAACCTCACCCGGAAGCAGATGCTCCTGGCAGGCTATTCGCCGAGCGTCAGGCTTTTCGAGGCCGCATCCTGCGCGGTGCCGGTGGTGAGCGACCATTGGCCCGGCCTGGATCAGTTCTTCCTACCGGGCGAAGAGATCCTGCTCGCTTTCGACTATCAGCAGATGCTCCGCATCCTGCAGCGCTTCCCCGAGGATGAGCGCCGGGCCATCGGCGAGCGCGCCCGCCAAAGGGTGCTCCGCTCCCATTCCGCCGCCTGCCGCGCCGAGGAACTCGAGGAGTATCTGACCTCCAGGTGA
- a CDS encoding CgeB family protein: MGAPLSIAFFASSLVSAYWNGAATYYRGMVRALAGLGHRIVFYEPDAYERQSHRDMDDPDWAKVVVYPATESGVMRSLEAAKGSDLVIKASGVGVFDELLEREVLRLKNEGTQVIFWDVDAPATLERIAANTNDPFRALIPQYDLVLTYGGGDPIVRRYTSFGARTCIPIYNALDPETHYPVHSEPRLEADLSFLGNRLPDRERRVEEFFLAVAKRLPERSFLLAGSGWDDKERSGNVKYLGHLGTCDHNAFNCSPMAVLNVSRDGMARNGFSPATRVFEAAGAGACMITDQWEGVEQFFEPEREIYVAASGEEVAEIMDRLTPSLAAAVGSRALTRVRAQHTYAHRARQFQEIFSAGAKGKPSTGGTL, translated from the coding sequence ATGGGCGCACCTCTTTCCATCGCCTTTTTCGCCTCGAGCCTCGTTTCAGCCTACTGGAACGGCGCCGCCACCTATTACCGCGGCATGGTCCGGGCCCTGGCGGGCCTGGGGCACCGCATCGTCTTCTACGAACCGGACGCCTACGAGCGGCAGTCGCACCGGGATATGGATGACCCCGACTGGGCGAAGGTGGTGGTCTACCCGGCTACCGAGTCAGGGGTGATGCGTTCGCTGGAGGCTGCCAAGGGATCAGACCTGGTCATCAAGGCAAGCGGCGTCGGCGTCTTCGATGAACTGCTGGAGCGCGAGGTGCTGCGGCTCAAGAACGAGGGGACCCAGGTGATCTTCTGGGACGTCGACGCCCCTGCCACCCTGGAGCGTATCGCCGCCAACACCAATGATCCCTTCCGCGCGCTGATCCCCCAGTACGACCTCGTCCTCACCTATGGCGGTGGCGACCCCATCGTCCGCCGCTACACAAGCTTCGGCGCGCGCACCTGCATCCCCATCTACAACGCGCTCGATCCCGAAACCCATTACCCGGTGCATTCCGAGCCGCGACTGGAGGCGGACCTTTCGTTTCTGGGGAACCGGCTCCCGGACCGGGAGCGGCGGGTGGAGGAATTCTTCCTCGCCGTGGCCAAGCGCCTGCCGGAGCGCAGCTTCCTTCTTGCCGGAAGCGGCTGGGACGACAAGGAGAGGTCCGGCAACGTGAAGTACCTGGGGCACCTGGGGACCTGCGACCACAACGCCTTCAACTGCAGCCCGATGGCGGTGCTCAACGTGAGCCGCGACGGCATGGCGAGAAACGGCTTCTCGCCAGCGACCCGCGTCTTCGAGGCCGCCGGCGCCGGGGCCTGCATGATCACGGACCAGTGGGAAGGGGTGGAGCAGTTCTTCGAGCCGGAGCGCGAGATCTACGTCGCGGCAAGCGGCGAGGAGGTCGCCGAGATCATGGACCGGCTCACCCCGTCGCTCGCCGCGGCGGTCGGGTCGCGGGCCCTCACCCGGGTGCGGGCGCAGCACACCTACGCCCACCGCGCCCGGCAGTTCCAGGAGATCTTCTCTGCCGGAGCCAAGGGAAAGCCATCTACGGGGGGGACGTTATGA
- a CDS encoding CgeB family protein, with translation MRVVMFYHSLVSDWNHGNAHFLRGVATELRHRGHEVRVYEPKNGWSYENLLREKRVDALRRFKEVYPGLSGIPYELKQLYLDQALSGADLVIVHEWNEHELVQRVGEHRKSKGNYRLLFHDTHHRSVTNTKAMDAYDLSGFDGVLAYGGKIREIYLQNSWAERVWIWHEAADVRVFKPVGAAQKSGDVVWIGNWGDDERSKEIREFLVEPVRRLGLKATVYGVRYPKHALKLLQEAGITYGGWLPNFEVPRVFSRFRLTVHIPRRPYVTALPGIPTIRPFEALACGIPLISAPWDDCDELFSPDDDFIFADSGEQMQRQMRLLLDDPARAGRLASHGRGTILARHTCGHRIDELLQICSELGLNA, from the coding sequence ATGCGTGTAGTCATGTTTTATCACTCCCTGGTTTCGGACTGGAACCACGGCAACGCCCACTTCCTGCGCGGCGTCGCGACCGAGCTGCGCCACAGGGGGCACGAGGTCCGCGTCTACGAGCCGAAGAACGGCTGGAGCTACGAGAACCTTCTGCGTGAAAAACGGGTAGATGCCCTGCGGCGCTTCAAGGAGGTGTATCCGGGTCTTTCGGGGATACCTTACGAGCTCAAGCAGCTGTACCTCGACCAGGCGCTCTCCGGGGCGGACCTGGTCATCGTGCACGAATGGAACGAGCACGAGCTGGTGCAAAGGGTCGGGGAGCACCGAAAATCCAAGGGGAACTACCGCCTGCTCTTTCACGACACCCATCACCGCAGCGTCACCAACACGAAGGCCATGGACGCCTACGATCTCTCCGGGTTCGACGGGGTCCTGGCCTACGGCGGCAAGATCAGGGAGATATACCTGCAAAACAGCTGGGCGGAGCGGGTCTGGATCTGGCACGAGGCCGCGGACGTCAGGGTCTTCAAACCTGTGGGGGCCGCGCAGAAGTCGGGGGACGTGGTGTGGATCGGCAACTGGGGGGACGACGAGAGGAGCAAGGAGATCCGCGAGTTCTTGGTGGAACCGGTGCGGCGGCTGGGGCTGAAGGCGACGGTCTACGGCGTCCGCTATCCTAAACACGCTTTGAAACTGCTGCAGGAGGCGGGGATCACCTACGGCGGCTGGCTCCCCAACTTCGAGGTTCCCAGGGTCTTCAGCCGCTTCCGGCTCACCGTCCACATCCCGCGCCGCCCTTACGTCACCGCGCTCCCGGGAATTCCGACCATCCGCCCCTTCGAGGCACTGGCCTGCGGCATCCCCCTCATCTCGGCACCCTGGGACGACTGCGACGAGCTCTTTTCCCCCGACGACGACTTCATCTTCGCCGACAGCGGAGAGCAGATGCAGCGGCAGATGCGCCTTCTTCTGGATGACCCCGCCCGCGCCGGACGCCTGGCCAGCCACGGCCGTGGCACCATCCTGGCGCGGCACACCTGCGGCCACCGTATAGATGAGCTTTTGCAGATCTGCAGCGAGTTGGGGCTTAACGCTTGA
- a CDS encoding glycosyltransferase family 4 protein, whose amino-acid sequence MTDSDCSKGCDEAAASVPPRLVLMTADPIGGVWTYVLELARGLSVFGVEVALATMGQPLSQEQRREVADEGNVTLYESRYRLEWMDDPWADVEQSGAWLLELENRLRPDLVHLNGYAHAALPWQSPCLVVAHSCLLSWWQAVRREELPSRYHKYRERVAQGLAAADLVAAPSAAMLQNIQKLYLPLPEGRVVHNARSRTRFRPGHKQDFILSVGRVWDEAKNIGALVRNAYDLPWPVYVAGEINHPGGGSVTMEGVNRLGFLSSDELAPWYAAASVYALPARYEPFGLTVLEAALSGCALVLGDIPSLRELWDGAAIFVDPNSPDRLQEELCRLCTDRPRQESLGNKALAQSRKFTAAKMVAGYLALYRQLCRES is encoded by the coding sequence ATGACCGATTCGGATTGCAGCAAGGGGTGTGACGAGGCCGCTGCCTCGGTTCCGCCGCGACTGGTCCTGATGACCGCCGATCCCATCGGCGGCGTCTGGACCTACGTGCTGGAGCTTGCGCGCGGCCTTTCCGTCTTCGGGGTGGAAGTGGCCCTGGCCACCATGGGGCAGCCCCTTTCCCAGGAGCAGCGCCGCGAGGTGGCGGACGAAGGGAACGTCACCCTGTATGAAAGCCGTTACCGGCTGGAGTGGATGGACGACCCCTGGGCCGACGTGGAGCAAAGCGGCGCCTGGCTCCTGGAGCTGGAAAACCGACTGCGCCCGGACCTGGTGCACCTGAACGGATACGCGCACGCCGCGCTCCCCTGGCAAAGCCCCTGCCTCGTGGTCGCGCACTCCTGTCTCCTTTCCTGGTGGCAGGCGGTGCGGCGGGAGGAACTCCCGTCCCGGTACCATAAGTACCGGGAGCGCGTGGCTCAGGGGCTCGCCGCCGCCGACCTCGTTGCGGCCCCGTCGGCCGCCATGCTCCAAAACATCCAGAAGCTGTACCTCCCCCTTCCCGAGGGGAGGGTGGTCCACAACGCCCGCAGCCGCACCAGGTTCCGCCCCGGACACAAGCAGGACTTCATCCTGTCGGTTGGGCGGGTGTGGGACGAGGCGAAGAACATCGGCGCACTGGTGCGCAACGCCTACGACCTCCCCTGGCCGGTGTACGTGGCGGGGGAGATCAACCATCCCGGCGGGGGGAGCGTGACCATGGAGGGGGTGAACCGACTCGGTTTCCTTTCCTCGGACGAACTTGCCCCCTGGTACGCGGCGGCGTCCGTGTACGCGCTGCCCGCGCGCTACGAGCCCTTCGGGCTTACCGTCCTGGAGGCGGCGCTCTCCGGATGCGCCCTGGTGCTGGGCGACATCCCCAGCCTGCGCGAACTCTGGGACGGCGCCGCCATCTTCGTCGACCCGAACTCCCCGGACCGGCTCCAGGAGGAACTCTGCCGGCTCTGCACGGACCGCCCGAGGCAGGAGAGCCTGGGAAACAAGGCGCTGGCGCAAAGCCGCAAATTCACGGCGGCCAAGATGGTGGCGGGATACCTGGCGCTGTACCGCCAGTTGTGCCGGGAGAGCTGA
- a CDS encoding Gfo/Idh/MocA family protein — MKKKQALPRIGFLGTGWIGRHRLQAILDSKEAEVAAIADVCRENAAEAAKLAPGAAVVESLDALLELGLDAVVIATPSAGHCSQAVRALEAGLSVFCQKPLGRSAYEAQMVVNTARAANRLLGVDFSYRFTDAIQKMYQLVSSGELGEVYAADLVFHNAYGPDKAWFYDAELSGGGCLMDLGSHLVDLALWFFGYPQVRSVSSSIFSGGQRLKGGSGKVEDYAVVSLVLGNGHAVRVACSWNVSAGRDAVIESSFYGTQGGVAFRNVQGSFYDFVAERFHGTHTETIATPPDDWGGRCAVEWVRQLRAGSGSYDPQAENLIQVAAVLDAAYGR, encoded by the coding sequence ATGAAGAAAAAGCAAGCACTGCCAAGGATCGGGTTTTTGGGGACCGGCTGGATCGGTCGCCATCGTCTGCAGGCGATACTGGACAGCAAAGAGGCCGAGGTGGCCGCCATAGCCGACGTCTGCCGGGAAAACGCCGCCGAGGCGGCAAAGCTCGCTCCCGGCGCCGCGGTGGTCGAATCGCTGGACGCGCTACTGGAGCTTGGGCTCGACGCGGTGGTCATAGCCACCCCCAGCGCCGGGCACTGCTCGCAGGCGGTACGGGCACTGGAGGCGGGTCTCTCCGTCTTTTGCCAGAAACCCCTGGGCAGAAGCGCCTATGAAGCTCAGATGGTGGTGAACACCGCCCGGGCCGCCAACCGCCTTTTGGGCGTCGACTTCTCCTACCGCTTTACCGACGCCATACAGAAGATGTATCAGCTGGTCAGCTCGGGAGAACTGGGCGAAGTCTACGCCGCCGACCTCGTCTTCCATAACGCCTACGGCCCGGACAAGGCCTGGTTCTACGACGCCGAACTCTCGGGGGGCGGGTGCCTCATGGACCTTGGGAGCCACCTGGTCGATCTTGCCCTCTGGTTCTTCGGGTACCCGCAGGTGCGCAGCGTCTCCAGCTCGATCTTCTCCGGGGGGCAGAGGCTCAAGGGGGGATCGGGCAAGGTTGAGGACTACGCCGTCGTCTCGCTCGTATTGGGAAACGGGCACGCTGTGCGGGTGGCCTGCTCCTGGAACGTCTCCGCGGGGAGGGACGCGGTGATCGAGTCGAGCTTCTACGGGACCCAGGGTGGGGTCGCCTTCAGGAACGTCCAGGGTTCCTTCTACGACTTCGTCGCCGAGCGCTTCCACGGCACCCACACCGAAACCATCGCCACCCCGCCGGACGACTGGGGGGGGAGGTGCGCCGTAGAGTGGGTGCGGCAGTTGAGGGCCGGGTCGGGGAGCTATGACCCGCAAGCGGAGAACCTGATCCAGGTGGCGGCGGTCTTGGACGCGGCCTATGGCAGGTAA
- a CDS encoding MDR/zinc-dependent alcohol dehydrogenase-like family protein, with translation MSDVMKAAVITGPGKAWVEEVARPEAGRGEVVVRVEGCGVCASNLPLWQGRSWFDYPAKPGSPGHEGWGRVHQLGEGVEGLRVGDRVTFLSYNAFAQYDKVQAQALVPIPSSLDGFPFPGEPLGCAMNVFRRSSIEPGQTVAVIGVGFLGAIFISLAAARGARVLALSRRGYALELARRCGASEVVPLDDHQKVLERVRELTAGKGCDRVMEATGHQWPLDVAGELVRERGKIIIAGFHQDGLRQVNVQLWNWKGVDVINAHERDPKVYLEGMLAGIEAVDAGLFALEELITHTYALEHLGEAYRALDQRPDGFLKGIIRIDH, from the coding sequence TGATGAAGGCTGCGGTGATCACCGGTCCGGGGAAAGCGTGGGTGGAAGAGGTGGCGCGTCCGGAGGCGGGTAGGGGGGAAGTCGTGGTGCGGGTTGAGGGTTGCGGCGTCTGCGCCTCGAACCTCCCGCTTTGGCAGGGAAGATCCTGGTTCGACTACCCGGCCAAGCCCGGTTCTCCCGGGCACGAGGGGTGGGGGAGGGTGCACCAGCTGGGCGAGGGGGTGGAGGGGCTGCGTGTCGGTGACCGGGTGACCTTTCTCTCCTACAACGCCTTCGCCCAGTACGACAAGGTGCAGGCACAGGCGCTGGTGCCGATTCCCTCGTCTTTGGACGGATTCCCCTTTCCGGGCGAGCCGCTCGGCTGCGCCATGAACGTCTTTCGGCGCAGCTCCATCGAGCCGGGGCAGACGGTTGCGGTGATCGGCGTCGGGTTCCTGGGGGCCATCTTCATTTCGCTGGCCGCGGCACGGGGGGCGAGGGTGCTGGCGCTGTCGCGCCGCGGATACGCGCTGGAGCTGGCCAGGCGCTGCGGCGCCTCTGAGGTCGTGCCGCTGGACGATCACCAGAAGGTCCTGGAGCGGGTACGGGAGCTGACTGCAGGAAAGGGGTGCGACCGGGTCATGGAGGCGACCGGGCACCAGTGGCCCCTCGACGTGGCCGGCGAACTGGTGCGCGAGCGGGGGAAGATCATCATCGCGGGGTTCCACCAGGATGGTCTGCGCCAGGTGAACGTGCAGCTATGGAACTGGAAGGGGGTGGACGTCATCAACGCCCATGAGCGGGACCCGAAGGTGTACCTGGAGGGGATGCTGGCCGGGATCGAGGCCGTCGATGCCGGCCTTTTTGCCCTCGAAGAGCTGATCACGCACACCTATGCGCTGGAGCATCTGGGGGAGGCGTACCGGGCGCTGGACCAGCGGCCGGACGGCTTCCTGAAGGGAATCATCCGCATCGATCACTGA